A window of the Janthinobacterium agaricidamnosum NBRC 102515 = DSM 9628 genome harbors these coding sequences:
- a CDS encoding porin, which produces MTGTMVVGGLLALQSSGAAMAQSNVQVYGLLSAGIGYTSDENGHALTHALSGTNQNPRIGFRGQEDLGDGNKAIFVLENGFNVMTGTASQSGRLFGRQSLVGLSSNDKGTLTLGRQYEAVKDYLGPVVIASNGVHIGDNDNGYNNLRVQNAVKYVSPNLKNFSFTGLYGFSENAENDVRNRVYSLGAGYKVDAFSWALAYSKLEYPNNPAAPNGAIGNDYASSLLIFDKSALKGGAGVRDQAIAGTGGFYNVGRTKFGMLYTNVRYHYLDQSNLTLQNIDLNVNHRITEALNLGASYFFTTGKYDVINKEPKWHQVNFQADYFLSKRTDVAVTWSYQKAAGDATFARVFGFGASQGKTQSVVIVGMRHYF; this is translated from the coding sequence ATGACTGGAACGATGGTAGTGGGGGGCTTGCTGGCGCTGCAAAGCTCGGGCGCCGCGATGGCGCAAAGCAATGTGCAAGTCTACGGCCTGTTGTCGGCCGGTATCGGCTACACCTCGGATGAAAACGGCCATGCGCTGACGCACGCCCTGAGCGGCACCAACCAGAATCCGCGCATCGGCTTTCGCGGCCAGGAAGACCTGGGCGACGGCAACAAGGCGATCTTCGTCCTGGAAAACGGTTTCAACGTGATGACCGGCACCGCCTCGCAAAGCGGCCGCCTGTTCGGCCGCCAGTCGCTGGTCGGCCTCAGCAGCAACGACAAGGGGACGCTGACGCTGGGCCGCCAATATGAAGCGGTCAAGGATTACCTGGGTCCGGTGGTGATCGCCAGTAACGGCGTGCACATCGGCGACAACGACAATGGCTACAACAATCTGCGGGTACAGAACGCCGTCAAATATGTCAGCCCGAACCTGAAAAACTTTTCCTTCACCGGCCTGTACGGCTTCAGCGAAAACGCCGAGAACGACGTCCGCAACCGCGTCTACAGCTTGGGCGCCGGCTACAAGGTCGATGCGTTCAGCTGGGCGCTGGCGTATTCCAAACTCGAATATCCGAACAACCCGGCTGCGCCGAATGGCGCGATCGGCAACGATTACGCCAGTTCATTGCTGATTTTCGACAAGAGCGCGCTGAAAGGCGGCGCCGGCGTGCGCGACCAGGCCATCGCCGGCACCGGCGGTTTTTACAATGTCGGCCGTACCAAGTTCGGCATGTTGTATACCAATGTCCGCTATCACTATCTGGACCAAAGCAACCTGACGCTGCAAAACATCGACCTGAACGTCAACCACCGCATCACCGAAGCGCTGAACCTGGGCGCGTCCTACTTCTTTACCACCGGCAAATACGATGTGATCAACAAGGAGCCGAAATGGCACCAGGTCAATTTCCAGGCCGATTATTTCCTGTCCAAGCGCACTGACGTGGCCGTCACGTGGAGTTATCAGAAAGCCGCCGGCGATGCGACTTTCGCCCGCGTATTCGGTTTTGGCGCGTCGCAAGGGAAGACACAGAGCGTGGTCATCGTCGGCATGCGGCACTATTTCTAA
- a CDS encoding ABC transporter substrate-binding protein: MKKTLLAMSLGLGMLAGAAHAEKRELVISAYPIAQPLFMKYVYQPFKEKCGCEIKVETGNNADRIAKLDMNRNNPVIDLVLLSDSGMLEAARKNLVQPLDYSKLKNYSQLYDVAKNPIGGNLAVGYTLYSVGLVYRTDKTAPLASWKDLWRADLKGRVAFPDVSTTQGPLMLHMADLAWGGKTPDYATGFQKIVAIKPNVVTFSKNSAQLAALFAQDEIWAAPVARFTWSQMMKTGLPLRWSVPAEGQAAGMNVMGIVAKSKNADLAYQLMDFWLSKDVQTALATNLVDSPVNKEVRLSPAAAEFNTYGADQIKSLKFVKPELILQQRSAWIAQWNKAMSQ, from the coding sequence TTGAAAAAAACGTTATTAGCGATGAGCCTAGGTCTCGGCATGTTGGCCGGCGCCGCCCACGCGGAAAAACGCGAACTGGTCATTTCGGCGTATCCGATCGCCCAGCCCCTGTTCATGAAATATGTCTACCAGCCATTCAAGGAAAAGTGCGGCTGCGAAATCAAGGTCGAGACCGGCAATAACGCCGACCGTATCGCCAAGCTGGACATGAACCGCAATAACCCGGTGATCGACCTGGTGCTGCTGTCCGATTCGGGCATGCTGGAAGCGGCCAGGAAAAACCTGGTCCAGCCGCTCGATTATTCGAAGCTGAAAAACTACAGCCAGTTGTACGATGTCGCGAAAAATCCGATCGGCGGCAACCTGGCGGTCGGCTACACGCTGTATTCGGTCGGCCTGGTGTACCGCACCGACAAGACCGCGCCGCTGGCGTCGTGGAAAGACCTGTGGCGCGCCGACTTGAAGGGCCGCGTCGCCTTCCCCGACGTCAGCACCACCCAGGGGCCGCTGATGCTGCACATGGCCGACCTGGCCTGGGGCGGCAAGACGCCGGACTACGCCACCGGTTTCCAGAAAATCGTCGCCATCAAGCCGAACGTGGTGACCTTCTCGAAAAACAGCGCCCAGCTGGCCGCGCTGTTCGCCCAGGATGAAATCTGGGCCGCGCCGGTGGCGCGTTTCACCTGGTCGCAAATGATGAAGACCGGCTTGCCGCTGCGCTGGAGCGTACCGGCCGAAGGCCAGGCCGCGGGCATGAACGTGATGGGCATCGTCGCCAAATCGAAGAATGCCGACCTGGCTTACCAGTTGATGGACTTCTGGCTGTCGAAGGACGTGCAAACCGCGCTGGCGACCAACCTGGTCGATTCGCCGGTCAACAAGGAAGTGCGTTTGTCGCCGGCCGCCGCGGAATTCAATACCTACGGCGCGGACCAGATCAAGTCGCTCAAATTCGTCAAGCCGGAATTGATCCTGCAGCAGCGTTCCGCCTGGATCGCGCAATGGAACAAGGCCATGAGCCAGTAG
- a CDS encoding ABC transporter permease — protein MFVDQKKRAGMLLVLPALIFVVVCFLLPVLALLAEAFRVGDGGLQWGLDRFIAFFSQDYNRTIFWRTLRIAALVTLASVLLGYPAAQAIAKVSPRWRGLVVGMMILPLMVSPIARTYAWIVLLGRNGAVNAALVGMGFTDEPLRILFTEFAVFVGLLQLLLPLMLMSLAGALENLPRDVGPAAATLGASPWQVFCKVTLPLTQEGLVVGGTLVFTGCVTAYVTPALLGGTKVLMLETLLYQKVSVESDFGAANVIAVILVAMTLLVNAALKRISSSRSSV, from the coding sequence ATGTTTGTTGATCAAAAAAAGCGCGCCGGCATGCTGCTGGTGCTGCCCGCGCTGATTTTTGTCGTGGTCTGTTTTTTGCTGCCGGTGCTGGCCTTGCTGGCCGAGGCGTTCCGCGTCGGCGACGGCGGCCTGCAATGGGGGCTGGACCGGTTTATCGCGTTCTTTTCACAAGACTATAACCGCACCATTTTCTGGCGCACGCTGCGCATCGCCGCGCTGGTCACGCTGGCCTCGGTGCTGCTCGGCTATCCGGCCGCGCAGGCGATCGCCAAGGTGTCGCCGCGCTGGCGCGGGCTGGTGGTCGGCATGATGATCCTGCCGCTGATGGTGTCGCCGATCGCGCGCACCTACGCATGGATCGTGCTGCTGGGCCGTAACGGTGCCGTCAACGCGGCGCTGGTCGGCATGGGTTTCACCGACGAGCCGCTGCGCATCCTGTTCACCGAATTCGCGGTCTTCGTCGGCTTGCTGCAATTGCTGCTGCCGCTGATGCTGATGTCGCTGGCCGGCGCGCTGGAAAACCTGCCGCGCGACGTCGGCCCGGCAGCCGCCACGCTGGGCGCCAGCCCGTGGCAGGTATTTTGCAAAGTCACCTTGCCGCTGACCCAGGAGGGCCTGGTGGTCGGCGGCACGCTGGTATTTACCGGCTGCGTCACCGCCTATGTCACGCCGGCGCTGCTGGGCGGCACCAAGGTGCTGATGCTGGAAACCCTGTTGTATCAAAAAGTCAGCGTGGAAAGCGATTTCGGCGCGGCCAACGTGATCGCGGTGATCCTGGTCGCCATGACGCTGCTGGTCAACGCCGCCTTGAAACGCATTTCGTCTAGCCGGAGTTCCGTATGA
- a CDS encoding ABC transporter permease, producing MKQSLLSRLMLWLVFLFLLGPFAIVVLAGFSGGETLAFPPPSYSLRWIAEVWAAPEFRRAFQTSLEIGLIATVAALALGIPVAYAFSRMPPPGIGVIRQVLTSPLIIPAILVGLGLLNHLVLTINAPVYLGLLIGHTALLIPYAVRVVYASLVNLRVDIEDAAITLGASRPRTFFMIVLPNIRNAVIAAFFLAFVTSFNQVPVSLFLTGPGITTLPIEMLGHMENSFDPSIAAISTLLVLFTMAFVMVTEKVLGISKYM from the coding sequence ATGAAACAAAGTCTGTTGTCGCGCCTGATGCTATGGCTGGTGTTCCTGTTCTTGCTGGGGCCGTTCGCCATCGTCGTGCTGGCCGGTTTCAGCGGCGGCGAGACGCTGGCCTTCCCGCCGCCGTCGTATTCGCTGCGCTGGATTGCCGAAGTGTGGGCCGCGCCGGAATTCCGCCGCGCGTTCCAGACCAGCCTGGAAATCGGCCTGATCGCCACCGTCGCCGCGCTGGCCCTGGGGATCCCGGTCGCGTATGCCTTTTCGCGCATGCCGCCGCCCGGCATCGGCGTGATCCGCCAGGTCTTGACGTCGCCGCTGATCATCCCGGCGATCCTGGTCGGCCTCGGCTTGCTGAATCACCTGGTGCTGACGATTAACGCGCCGGTCTACCTGGGCCTGCTGATCGGGCATACCGCGCTGCTGATCCCGTATGCGGTGCGGGTGGTGTACGCCAGCCTGGTCAACCTGCGGGTCGATATCGAGGACGCCGCCATCACGCTGGGCGCGTCGCGTCCGCGCACCTTCTTCATGATCGTGCTGCCGAATATCCGCAACGCCGTCATCGCGGCCTTTTTCCTCGCCTTCGTCACCTCGTTCAACCAGGTGCCGGTGTCGCTGTTCCTGACCGGCCCCGGCATCACGACTTTGCCGATCGAAATGCTGGGCCATATGGAAAACAGCTTCGACCCGTCGATCGCCGCCATCTCCACCTTGCTGGTCTTGTTCACCATGGCTTTCGTGATGGTGACCGAGAAGGTGCTGGGCATTTCAAAATACATGTAA
- a CDS encoding ABC transporter ATP-binding protein → MSYLELHKLTLGYAKNTTSVKDLDLNVEKGELISLLGPSGCGKTTTMRAIAGLMPMQSGRIVLDGREIGKLAPNKRNIGMVFQSYALFPHLNVFDNVAFGLRLRKVPQQILRGKVEAVIAAVGLSGFETRLPAQMSGGQQQRVALARAIVVEPDLLLLDEPLSNLDAKLRVQMRAELRRIQRELGITMLYVTHDQEEALALSDRIVVMNGGRIEQLAVPEAVFNTPASRFVANFMGFENLFDYRDGALHHDGSSLPYSAPVLPGTKVLGWRPDRVLVCGLGDPAGQYTGVVAARGFLGDTVEYLLQTAIGTVKGISAAGGPAWPEGTEVMFALPASGALCLTA, encoded by the coding sequence ATGAGTTATCTGGAACTGCATAAGCTGACCCTCGGTTACGCCAAGAACACCACCTCCGTCAAAGACCTCGACCTGAACGTCGAGAAAGGCGAGCTGATTTCGCTGCTCGGCCCCAGCGGCTGCGGCAAGACCACCACCATGCGCGCGATCGCCGGCCTGATGCCGATGCAATCGGGCCGCATCGTGCTGGACGGCCGCGAGATCGGCAAGCTGGCGCCGAACAAGCGCAATATCGGCATGGTGTTCCAGTCGTACGCGCTGTTTCCCCATTTGAATGTGTTCGACAACGTCGCCTTCGGCCTGCGCCTGCGCAAGGTGCCGCAGCAAATCCTGCGCGGCAAGGTCGAGGCGGTCATCGCGGCGGTCGGCCTGAGCGGCTTTGAAACCCGCTTGCCGGCCCAGATGTCGGGCGGCCAGCAGCAGCGCGTGGCGCTGGCGCGCGCCATCGTGGTCGAGCCTGACTTACTGCTGCTCGACGAGCCGCTGTCGAACCTGGACGCCAAGCTGCGGGTGCAGATGCGCGCCGAATTGCGCCGCATCCAGCGCGAGCTGGGCATCACCATGCTGTACGTGACGCACGACCAGGAAGAAGCGCTGGCGCTGTCCGACCGCATCGTCGTCATGAATGGCGGCCGCATCGAACAGCTGGCCGTGCCCGAAGCTGTGTTCAATACGCCGGCCAGCCGTTTTGTGGCCAACTTCATGGGCTTTGAAAACCTGTTCGACTACCGCGACGGCGCGCTGCACCACGACGGCAGCAGCCTGCCCTACAGCGCCCCGGTGCTGCCTGGCACCAAGGTGCTGGGCTGGCGTCCGGACCGGGTGCTGGTGTGCGGGCTGGGCGATCCGGCCGGCCAGTACACCGGCGTGGTGGCGGCGCGCGGCTTCCTCGGCGACACCGTCGAATACCTGCTGCAAACCGCGATCGGCACCGTCAAGGGCATTTCCGCCGCCGGCGGCCCGGCCTGGCCGGAAGGCACCGAAGTGATGTTCGCGCTGCCGGCCAGCGGCGCCTTGTGTTTGACCGCCTGA
- a CDS encoding nucleoside hydrolase, translating to MGKTLKKIWLDTDPGFDDWLTMLLLGSNRDIEWLGVSVVAGNAPLAITYDNAGRIKANDLLTVPIYAGCDQPLSGAIETAQCILGDSGMPTTGATLPPAAAIDEGRHAVDALIDAVRSHPGQITLLAIAPMTNLATALARAPDIAGKIVEIVMMGGSSDQGNHTAAAEFNIYADPEAADQVFRAGIPMRMFGLNLCRQLLVTGAHVGQLRALGTPRALLLAGYLEAYVRIRSSDGSVPMPMYDPVVALYLEAPELFQFRPAHVAIELNGTLTRGMTVCEFRVPKRAVINTQVADIADGPAAIALLMRRLSGILA from the coding sequence ATGGGCAAGACGCTGAAAAAAATATGGCTGGACACCGATCCCGGTTTCGACGATTGGCTGACCATGCTGCTGCTGGGCTCCAACCGCGACATCGAGTGGCTGGGCGTCAGCGTGGTGGCCGGCAATGCGCCGCTGGCCATCACGTACGACAATGCCGGACGCATCAAGGCGAATGACTTGCTGACGGTGCCGATCTATGCCGGCTGCGACCAGCCGCTCAGCGGCGCGATCGAGACCGCGCAATGCATCCTCGGCGACAGCGGCATGCCGACCACCGGCGCGACGCTGCCGCCGGCCGCCGCGATCGACGAGGGCCGCCACGCGGTCGATGCGCTGATCGACGCGGTGCGCAGCCATCCGGGCCAGATCACCTTGCTGGCGATCGCGCCGATGACCAACCTGGCCACCGCGCTGGCGCGCGCGCCCGACATCGCCGGCAAGATCGTCGAAATCGTCATGATGGGCGGCTCCAGCGACCAGGGCAACCACACCGCGGCGGCCGAGTTCAATATCTACGCCGATCCGGAAGCGGCCGACCAGGTGTTCCGCGCCGGCATACCGATGCGCATGTTCGGCCTGAACCTGTGCCGCCAGCTGCTGGTCACCGGCGCCCATGTCGGGCAGCTGCGCGCGCTGGGCACGCCGCGCGCGCTGCTGCTGGCCGGCTACCTGGAAGCGTATGTGCGCATCCGCAGCAGCGACGGTTCGGTGCCGATGCCGATGTACGACCCGGTGGTGGCGCTGTACCTGGAAGCGCCGGAATTGTTCCAGTTCCGCCCGGCGCATGTGGCGATCGAATTGAACGGCACGCTGACGCGCGGCATGACGGTATGCGAATTCCGCGTGCCGAAGCGCGCCGTCATCAACACCCAGGTGGCCGATATCGCCGACGGGCCGGCCGCGATCGCCTTGCTGATGCGCCGCCTGAGCGGCATCCTGGCTTGA
- a CDS encoding adenosine deaminase family protein, translating to MSTLAVPVATPLSVEQFLRAMPKLELHCHLFGTVRQTTFRDLAAKTGDIVTPAEIDAFYTRGDKPVGVLRVLRALDAHLIVAPDDLHRIAYEYLQDVHSHGVLYAEFFWNPTGTVRVSGIGYNAAQDAIVAAIRDAQRDFGVIGRLIPSIDREASPEEAVQVVEWMKAHRAPEVIGIGIDYRENERPPELFAEAYRSARAAGFKCTAHAGEFGMPWNNVQTAIDLLQVDRVDHGYTIVDRPELARRCVERGLVFTVVPTNSYYLRMLAPERWALDHPIRAMAKLGLKLHPNTDDPTLHHVTPTGAWMMMRQFGFGLDDMRGFMLNGLDGAWIDDSTRRDWRADFSSRFDALRSQVAD from the coding sequence ATGAGCACCCTAGCCGTCCCCGTCGCCACACCGTTAAGCGTTGAACAGTTCTTGCGCGCCATGCCCAAGCTGGAATTGCATTGCCATTTATTCGGCACGGTGCGACAGACGACCTTCCGGGACTTGGCGGCCAAGACCGGCGATATCGTCACGCCGGCCGAGATCGACGCTTTTTATACCCGCGGCGACAAGCCGGTCGGCGTGCTGCGGGTGTTGCGCGCGCTCGACGCGCACCTGATCGTGGCGCCGGACGACCTGCACCGCATCGCCTATGAATACCTGCAGGACGTGCACAGCCACGGCGTGCTGTATGCCGAGTTTTTCTGGAACCCGACCGGTACCGTGCGCGTGTCCGGCATCGGCTACAACGCGGCGCAGGACGCCATCGTCGCGGCGATCCGCGATGCGCAGCGCGACTTCGGCGTCATTGGCCGGCTGATCCCCAGCATCGACCGCGAAGCCAGCCCGGAAGAGGCGGTGCAGGTGGTCGAATGGATGAAGGCGCACCGCGCGCCGGAAGTGATCGGCATCGGCATCGATTACCGCGAAAACGAGCGGCCGCCGGAATTGTTCGCCGAAGCCTACCGCAGCGCGCGCGCCGCCGGTTTCAAATGCACCGCGCACGCCGGCGAATTCGGCATGCCGTGGAATAATGTGCAGACCGCCATCGACTTGCTGCAAGTGGACCGGGTCGACCACGGCTACACCATCGTCGACCGCCCCGAGCTGGCCCGGCGCTGCGTCGAACGCGGGCTGGTGTTCACGGTGGTGCCGACCAATTCCTATTATTTGCGCATGCTGGCGCCGGAGCGCTGGGCGCTCGACCATCCGATCCGGGCGATGGCGAAGCTGGGCTTGAAGCTGCACCCGAATACCGACGACCCGACGCTGCATCATGTGACGCCGACCGGCGCCTGGATGATGATGCGGCAATTCGGTTTCGGCCTGGACGACATGCGCGGCTTCATGCTGAACGGCCTCGATGGCGCATGGATCGACGACAGCACCCGGCGCGACTGGCGCGCCGATTTCAGCAGCCGCTTCGATGCGCTGCGCAGCCAGGTCGCCGACTAA
- a CDS encoding short-chain fatty acyl-CoA regulator family protein, producing MAKVFMGVRLQRLREERRMTQVALAKALDISPSYLNQMERNQRPLTVPILLRIGSVLGVDPQIFSEHDSAGLVADVRDVFGELPDAEPTSMAELKMLVENMPSLARSILLLHRRYRAMAERADTLAARLDDGGRGTDWMTPSTDEEVREYLNRRQNYIDQLDQAAEQVAQACDGAEALQLRLATVHGVTVQNTDSDAGMTRKHRYHAAQKILWLPDTLTAGQRAFQMAALISLLEQAALIDALVQAANLSGDAARGSARLAFSNYFAGALLMPYQRFLQAAENCAYDIERLAHQFGVGFEAVCHRLSTMQRPGAAGLPFFFVRVDRAGNVSKRQSATDFHFSRVGGTCPLWIVYEAFNHPTRVLTQVARMPDGCTYLWVARQVSTAPAGFRAPGKTFAVALGCDISQAHRLVYSKGLDLQDPSAATPIGTGCKVCERPACPQRAFPSLLLLGEQAQS from the coding sequence GCCTGCGCGAAGAGCGCCGCATGACGCAAGTGGCGCTGGCCAAGGCGCTCGATATTTCGCCCAGCTATCTGAACCAGATGGAGCGCAACCAGCGCCCGCTGACGGTGCCGATCCTGCTGCGCATCGGCAGCGTGCTCGGCGTCGATCCGCAGATTTTTTCGGAACACGACAGCGCCGGCCTGGTCGCCGACGTGCGCGACGTGTTCGGCGAATTGCCGGACGCCGAACCGACCTCGATGGCTGAATTGAAAATGCTGGTGGAAAACATGCCGTCGCTGGCCCGTTCTATCCTGCTGCTGCACCGGCGCTACCGGGCCATGGCGGAACGCGCCGACACGCTGGCCGCGCGGCTCGACGACGGCGGCCGCGGGACCGACTGGATGACGCCGTCGACCGATGAAGAAGTGCGCGAATACCTGAACCGCCGGCAAAACTATATCGACCAGCTGGACCAGGCCGCCGAACAGGTGGCGCAAGCGTGCGACGGCGCCGAAGCCTTGCAGCTGCGGCTGGCCACGGTGCATGGCGTGACGGTGCAAAACACCGACAGCGATGCCGGCATGACCCGCAAGCACCGCTACCACGCCGCGCAAAAAATCCTGTGGCTGCCCGATACGCTGACGGCCGGCCAGCGCGCGTTCCAGATGGCGGCTCTGATCAGCCTGCTTGAGCAAGCCGCGCTGATCGATGCGCTGGTGCAAGCCGCGAACCTGTCCGGCGACGCGGCGCGCGGCAGCGCCCGGCTGGCGTTCTCCAATTATTTCGCCGGCGCGCTGCTGATGCCCTACCAGCGCTTCTTGCAGGCGGCGGAAAACTGCGCCTACGATATCGAACGGCTGGCGCACCAGTTCGGCGTCGGTTTCGAAGCGGTGTGCCACCGCCTCAGCACCATGCAGCGCCCCGGCGCCGCCGGCTTGCCGTTCTTTTTCGTGCGGGTCGACCGGGCCGGCAATGTATCGAAGCGACAGTCGGCCACCGACTTCCATTTTTCGCGGGTCGGCGGCACGTGTCCGCTGTGGATCGTGTATGAAGCGTTCAACCACCCGACCAGGGTGCTGACGCAGGTGGCGCGCATGCCGGACGGCTGCACCTATTTATGGGTCGCGCGCCAGGTCAGCACCGCCCCGGCCGGATTCCGGGCGCCCGGCAAGACCTTCGCGGTGGCGCTCGGCTGCGACATTTCGCAGGCGCACCGGCTGGTGTATTCCAAGGGCCTCGACCTGCAAGACCCGTCCGCCGCGACGCCGATCGGCACCGGCTGCAAGGTGTGCGAACGGCCGGCCTGCCCGCAGCGGGCGTTCCCGTCGCTGCTGCTGCTCGGCGAACAAGCTCAATCCTAG